One Pseudomonadota bacterium genomic window carries:
- the leuD gene encoding 3-isopropylmalate dehydratase small subunit, which yields MKPIISLTSTTVVIADDDIDTDQIIPARFLTTTSRDGLAQGLFANWRYLADGSPNPDFVLNQPAADGAQIIVAGNNVGCGSSREHAPWALLAEGFRAVLSSRIADIFRANSLKNGLLAIEVDESTHATLLSAPGARVTIDLAQCTISMDGSAAVNFEIEGFARHCLMEGVDQLGFILGQDETISRFEAQRT from the coding sequence ATGAAACCAATAATTTCGCTCACCTCCACCACGGTGGTGATCGCCGACGACGACATCGACACGGACCAGATCATCCCTGCCCGCTTCCTGACCACGACCAGCCGCGATGGTCTGGCCCAGGGCTTGTTCGCCAACTGGCGCTACCTCGCCGATGGATCCCCCAACCCCGACTTCGTCCTGAACCAACCCGCCGCCGACGGCGCTCAGATCATCGTCGCGGGCAACAACGTCGGCTGCGGCTCGTCGCGCGAGCACGCCCCGTGGGCCCTGCTCGCCGAGGGATTTCGCGCCGTTCTCAGCTCACGGATCGCGGATATCTTTCGCGCCAATTCCCTCAAGAACGGGCTGCTCGCGATCGAGGTGGATGAGAGTACACATGCCACCCTGCTCAGCGCCCCTGGCGCTCGGGTCACCATCGATCTGGCTCAGTGCACGATCTCGATGGATGGGAGCGCTGCAGTGAATTTCGAGATCGAAGGCTTCGCCCGTCACTGCCTGATGGAAGGCGTCGATCAGCTAGGGTTTATCCTAGGTCAAGATGAGACGATAAGCCGCTTTGAGGCCCAACGCACATGA
- a CDS encoding branched-chain amino acid transaminase, with amino-acid sequence MSSDSTQPSIWKNGQLVPFAEATCHVLCHALHYGSSVFEGIRLYGTPEGPRFFRLNDHMQRMYDSAKIYRMKIPYDLQTLLDATHEVVATNGLQEGAYIRPFAFRGMSGLGVAPPEDGPIDVCIAAQKWGAYLGADGLERGVDVCVSSWQRVAPNTIPATAKAAGNYLSSQLITMEAQRLGFVEGIGLTVDGTVSEGAGENLFLVRQGRIVTPPTAASILGGITRDTIIHLAKDLGYEVVEQAIPREMLYLADELFFTGTAAEVTPIRSVDHIEIGPGHRGPVTKKIQDAFFGLFSGKTADTRNWLEPLGEAPTSAAAAAGA; translated from the coding sequence ATGTCGAGCGACAGCACCCAACCGAGTATCTGGAAAAACGGCCAACTCGTGCCCTTCGCCGAGGCCACCTGCCACGTGCTTTGCCACGCCTTGCACTACGGCTCATCGGTCTTCGAAGGCATCCGCCTCTACGGCACGCCCGAGGGCCCGCGCTTCTTCCGCCTCAATGACCACATGCAGCGCATGTATGACTCGGCGAAGATCTATCGCATGAAGATACCCTACGACCTACAGACCCTCCTCGACGCCACCCACGAGGTGGTCGCCACCAACGGCCTGCAGGAAGGGGCCTACATTCGTCCCTTCGCCTTCCGCGGCATGAGCGGCCTCGGCGTGGCCCCACCCGAGGACGGCCCCATCGACGTTTGCATCGCCGCCCAGAAATGGGGCGCCTACCTTGGGGCCGACGGCCTTGAGCGCGGCGTCGACGTCTGCGTGTCCAGCTGGCAGCGCGTCGCACCGAACACGATTCCCGCCACCGCCAAAGCAGCGGGCAACTACCTATCGAGTCAGTTGATCACCATGGAGGCTCAGCGCCTCGGCTTCGTCGAGGGGATCGGCCTGACCGTCGACGGCACCGTGAGCGAGGGCGCCGGCGAGAATCTCTTCCTCGTGCGACAGGGGCGGATCGTCACTCCGCCCACGGCCGCCTCGATCCTCGGCGGCATAACGCGCGACACGATCATCCACCTAGCCAAGGACCTCGGGTATGAGGTGGTGGAACAGGCGATCCCGCGCGAGATGCTCTATCTGGCGGATGAGCTGTTTTTTACCGGCACCGCAGCTGAGGTCACGCCGATCCGCTCCGTGGACCACATCGAGATCGGCCCTGGACACCGGGGCCCGGTCACCAAGAAAATCCAGGACGCCTTCTTCGGCCTGTTCTCGGGCAAGACCGCCGATACGCGCAACTGGCTCGAACCCCTAGGCGAGGCGCCGACAAGTGCCGCCGCAGCAGCTGGCGCCTAA
- the leuC gene encoding 3-isopropylmalate dehydratase large subunit yields MSSPTTLFEKVWQQHLVMNETPAHPAVMYIDLHLIHEVTTPQAFDVLRERGLKVRRVDRTLATLDHSTPTRAVDLYGTRADTPAMRQVSQMERNCEEFGIDLVGIDDERRGIVHVMGPELGATQPGYTIVCGDSHTATHGAFGALAFGIGTTEVGHVLATQCLLQRRPRTLAVNVTGRLTPGVTGKDLILAIIGQIGVDGGTGHVIEYRGDAIRQLSMEARMTVCNMSIEAGARAGMIAPDDITFNYLAGRERVPQGPAWDIAVQSWRRLKTDDGASFDREVTVDASSLTPMITFGTNPGMVMPVAGEIPSEGGEGFRRALDYMGLEAGTSLLGRDVNVVFVGSCTNSRVSDLREAAAILRGRRVADGVNMLIVPGSQAVKREAEAEGLHEVFLQAGADWRESGCSMCIGMNGDTVASGHYAVSTSNRNFEGRQGAGARTLLASPATAAASAVAGKIADPRLLASA; encoded by the coding sequence ATGAGTTCACCCACCACTCTGTTCGAGAAGGTGTGGCAGCAGCACCTGGTGATGAACGAGACGCCCGCTCACCCGGCGGTCATGTACATCGACCTGCACCTAATCCACGAGGTGACCACGCCGCAGGCCTTCGACGTGCTGCGTGAACGCGGGTTGAAGGTGCGACGCGTCGACCGCACGCTCGCCACCCTCGACCACTCCACCCCCACTCGCGCGGTGGATCTCTACGGCACGCGTGCCGACACCCCAGCCATGCGCCAGGTCAGTCAGATGGAGCGAAACTGCGAGGAGTTCGGCATCGACCTGGTGGGTATCGACGACGAGCGTCGCGGCATCGTGCACGTCATGGGCCCAGAGCTCGGCGCCACCCAGCCAGGCTACACGATCGTCTGCGGCGACAGCCATACGGCCACTCACGGAGCCTTCGGTGCCCTCGCCTTCGGAATCGGCACCACGGAGGTGGGTCACGTACTCGCCACCCAGTGCCTGCTGCAGCGACGGCCGAGGACCTTGGCCGTGAACGTGACCGGTCGCCTGACTCCAGGGGTCACCGGCAAAGACCTGATCTTAGCCATCATCGGGCAGATCGGCGTCGACGGCGGCACGGGCCACGTGATCGAGTACCGCGGCGATGCGATCCGGCAGCTGAGCATGGAAGCGCGAATGACCGTGTGCAACATGTCCATCGAAGCCGGCGCTCGGGCGGGCATGATCGCCCCGGACGACATCACCTTCAACTACCTCGCCGGCCGCGAACGTGTTCCTCAAGGGCCTGCCTGGGACATCGCCGTGCAGAGCTGGCGCCGCCTGAAGACCGACGACGGCGCCAGCTTCGACCGCGAGGTTACCGTAGACGCGAGCAGCCTAACGCCGATGATCACTTTCGGCACCAACCCTGGGATGGTCATGCCCGTGGCCGGCGAGATCCCGAGCGAAGGCGGTGAAGGCTTCCGCCGCGCCCTCGACTACATGGGCCTGGAGGCGGGGACCTCGCTGCTCGGCCGGGATGTGAACGTGGTCTTCGTCGGCAGCTGTACCAACTCACGCGTGAGCGACCTGCGCGAGGCGGCTGCGATCCTGCGCGGGCGACGGGTCGCCGACGGGGTGAACATGCTGATCGTGCCCGGCTCCCAGGCGGTGAAGCGCGAGGCCGAAGCGGAAGGCCTACACGAGGTGTTCCTGCAGGCGGGCGCCGACTGGCGCGAATCCGGCTGCTCCATGTGCATCGGCATGAACGGCGACACAGTCGCTTCAGGCCACTACGCGGTGAGCACGAGCAACCGCAACTTCGAGGGCCGCCAGGGCGCCGGCGCACGCACCCTACTCGCCAGCCCCGCCACCGCCGCCGCCAGTGCCGTCGCCGGCAAGATCGCCGACCCGCGTTTGCTCGCCTCGGCCTGA
- the leuB gene encoding 3-isopropylmalate dehydrogenase gives MSTPRRARIVILPGDGIGPEVTAEAVRVLQAVAARFDHDFTFETALIGGAAIDETDDPLPSATLETCRAADAILLGAVGGPKWASHPTVRPEQGLLRLRQGLGLYANLRPIRTHPALAGASPLKPDRIANVDIMVVRELTGGIYFGEKEEGAERASDLCTYTRKEVERVVRLAAQLASDRGGRLVSVDKANVLATSRLWRQVTTELLAEEFPALDLEHLLVDAMAMHLIHRPSAYDVIVTENMFGDILTDEASMLAGSLGLLPSASLNGEALGLYEPIHGSAPDIAGQGIANPYGAIASAALLLRHSLDLSREALLVERAVDEAIAAGALTRDLAAHAPSALSTAQAGEAVLAQLDRY, from the coding sequence ATGAGCACGCCAAGACGCGCCCGCATCGTCATCCTCCCTGGCGACGGCATCGGCCCGGAAGTGACCGCCGAGGCCGTGCGAGTGCTGCAAGCCGTCGCCGCGCGCTTCGACCATGACTTCACGTTTGAGACCGCACTGATCGGCGGCGCGGCCATCGACGAGACTGACGATCCTCTACCATCGGCCACGCTGGAGACCTGTCGAGCTGCGGACGCGATACTGCTTGGCGCCGTCGGCGGACCGAAGTGGGCGTCGCACCCCACGGTGCGCCCCGAACAAGGCCTCCTGCGCCTACGCCAGGGCCTCGGCCTGTACGCCAACCTGCGGCCCATTCGCACGCACCCAGCCCTCGCCGGCGCCTCTCCTCTGAAGCCAGATCGCATCGCCAACGTGGATATCATGGTCGTACGCGAACTCACCGGCGGTATCTACTTTGGCGAGAAGGAGGAAGGCGCCGAGCGCGCCAGCGATCTTTGCACCTACACACGCAAAGAAGTGGAGCGTGTCGTACGCCTCGCCGCTCAACTCGCGAGCGACCGCGGCGGGCGCCTCGTGTCCGTGGACAAGGCCAACGTTCTCGCCACCTCCCGTCTGTGGCGTCAGGTGACCACGGAGCTGCTCGCCGAGGAGTTCCCCGCCCTCGACCTCGAGCACCTGCTGGTCGATGCCATGGCCATGCATCTAATTCATCGCCCGAGCGCCTACGATGTGATCGTCACCGAAAACATGTTCGGCGACATCCTCACGGACGAGGCCTCCATGCTAGCCGGGTCCCTGGGGCTCCTACCCTCCGCCTCGCTCAACGGTGAGGCACTCGGCCTGTACGAGCCGATCCACGGATCCGCGCCGGATATCGCCGGGCAGGGCATCGCGAACCCCTACGGTGCTATCGCGAGTGCTGCCCTCCTCTTGCGCCATTCCCTGGACCTCTCGCGCGAGGCCTTGCTAGTGGAACGAGCGGTGGACGAGGCGATCGCGGCTGGAGCGCTCACGCGAGACCTCGCGGCGCACGCACCTAGCGCCCTCAGCACGGCGCAGGCCGGCGAAGCCGTGCTGGCTCAGCTCGATCGATACTGA